From the genome of Flavobacterium luteolum, one region includes:
- a CDS encoding TonB-dependent receptor domain-containing protein — MKLKLFLFALLGIIATAQAQNAGSISGKITEKSNNAPISYATVSLKENGKVVSGVNTDDNGDFSFKNIALKSYTIEIQYIGFRKYIGSILLSENKKNATVNVSLEEEATQLKGVNIVSERSTIEQKIDRKVVTVGKDLTTAGASASDIMNNIPSVNVDQDGKLSLRGNDNVRVLIDGRPTNIDPAQLLKQIPSTSIKKIELITNPSAKYNPEGMSGIINIILHKNANTGFNGSYSGGITFGETAKYNQSLDLNYKTGKVNFFGNVGQNFGTYHNKGFIQRFDEDITQNIDVLNDNESYLYKIGMDYLIDDHNTLSIYTNQNKSDGKGYVDTNIDYNNVTGSDISNILQKSKYWGPDRVGTYNLAYKHIFKKEGHTLDFEANYSDNKETQNASFDTETTKTDNTAGNVFYEDYLKGTRKLSTVNIDYVNPLNEKTTLEAGAEARITRTENDYITGNPLLPVADQTSHYTYDTDIYSAYVTFGQKFKKLSYQVGARFESYKVQANLNYGKEKFDDDYITLYPSAYLTYNLTEKNTLQLSYSRRVDRPSLEQTKPIREFATPLVTSIGNPELRPQFTNSIEVNYTKTLEKGSFTAGVFVRSINDQISRILYPDPNDPSEQKQIMSYTNFDHNTAYGFEMSFNYKITKWWDIQPSIDFSSIDQSGVIYAFIPEENKIGPTNKTVTVAAFNGRMNSNFKVNKRLSFLAFGFYRGATDGLQNNSHEMYKMDIGTRYTLLDNKMNLSVRFNDVFNTMKYAFDTLNPYPQAGQFKWESQTVYFGLTYNFGGGKIKNLQRKQRDDNTNKGGGGMF, encoded by the coding sequence ATGAAATTAAAACTCTTTCTGTTTGCGTTATTAGGTATAATCGCAACAGCACAGGCCCAGAATGCTGGAAGTATTTCTGGAAAAATTACAGAAAAATCGAACAATGCACCAATTTCTTACGCCACTGTTTCGCTTAAAGAAAATGGAAAAGTAGTTTCAGGCGTTAATACAGACGATAACGGAGACTTTTCATTTAAAAATATTGCTTTAAAAAGTTACACGATCGAAATTCAATACATTGGATTTAGAAAATATATCGGTTCTATCCTTTTGAGCGAAAACAAAAAAAATGCAACTGTAAATGTTTCTTTAGAAGAAGAAGCAACTCAGCTTAAAGGTGTTAACATTGTTAGCGAACGCTCTACTATCGAACAAAAAATTGACAGAAAAGTAGTTACAGTTGGAAAGGACTTAACAACTGCAGGAGCTTCGGCATCTGATATTATGAATAATATTCCTTCTGTAAATGTGGATCAAGACGGAAAACTTTCGCTTCGCGGAAATGATAATGTTCGTGTATTAATTGACGGACGCCCTACAAACATTGACCCTGCTCAGTTATTGAAACAGATTCCATCAACTTCAATTAAAAAAATTGAGTTAATTACTAATCCAAGTGCCAAATATAACCCAGAAGGAATGTCTGGAATCATTAATATTATTTTGCATAAAAATGCTAACACAGGTTTTAATGGAAGCTACAGTGGTGGTATTACTTTTGGTGAAACTGCAAAATACAATCAGTCTTTAGATTTGAACTATAAAACAGGGAAAGTAAATTTCTTTGGAAATGTGGGGCAAAACTTTGGAACATACCATAATAAAGGTTTTATCCAAAGATTTGATGAAGATATTACTCAAAATATAGATGTTTTGAATGATAATGAGTCTTATTTATACAAGATTGGTATGGATTATCTAATTGATGATCACAACACTTTATCTATTTATACCAACCAAAACAAATCTGACGGAAAAGGTTATGTAGATACTAATATCGATTACAATAATGTAACTGGTTCTGACATTTCAAATATTTTGCAAAAGTCAAAATATTGGGGACCAGACCGAGTTGGAACTTATAATTTAGCTTACAAACACATCTTTAAAAAAGAAGGCCATACTTTAGATTTTGAAGCAAATTATAGTGATAATAAAGAAACACAAAATGCTTCTTTTGATACAGAAACAACAAAAACAGACAATACTGCTGGAAATGTTTTCTATGAAGATTATTTAAAAGGAACCAGAAAATTAAGTACTGTAAACATTGATTATGTTAATCCATTAAACGAAAAAACAACGCTTGAAGCTGGAGCTGAAGCAAGAATCACAAGAACAGAAAACGATTATATTACCGGAAATCCTTTACTTCCTGTAGCAGATCAAACATCTCACTATACTTATGACACAGATATTTATTCTGCTTATGTAACATTTGGACAGAAATTTAAAAAGCTAAGCTATCAAGTAGGTGCACGTTTTGAAAGCTACAAAGTACAAGCAAATTTAAATTATGGAAAAGAGAAATTTGATGATGATTACATCACTTTATATCCATCGGCATATTTGACCTATAATTTGACTGAGAAAAATACTTTGCAATTAAGCTACAGCCGTCGTGTAGACCGTCCGAGTTTAGAGCAGACAAAACCTATTCGTGAATTTGCAACTCCACTAGTAACTTCAATAGGAAACCCAGAATTAAGACCTCAATTTACTAACTCTATCGAAGTAAATTATACTAAAACGCTTGAGAAAGGAAGCTTTACAGCGGGTGTTTTTGTGAGAAGCATTAATGATCAAATCAGCAGGATTTTATATCCAGATCCTAACGATCCAAGTGAGCAAAAGCAAATTATGAGTTATACAAATTTTGATCATAATACTGCCTACGGATTTGAAATGTCATTCAATTATAAAATTACAAAATGGTGGGATATTCAGCCATCGATTGATTTTTCAAGCATTGATCAATCAGGAGTTATATATGCCTTTATTCCAGAAGAAAATAAAATTGGACCAACAAATAAAACCGTTACTGTTGCCGCATTTAATGGACGTATGAACTCTAATTTTAAAGTAAACAAACGCTTAAGCTTCTTAGCTTTCGGATTCTATAGAGGCGCTACTGACGGGCTTCAGAACAATAGCCACGAAATGTACAAAATGGATATTGGTACGCGTTATACGTTGCTAGACAACAAAATGAATTTAAGTGTTCGTTTCAACGATGTCTTCAATACTATGAAATATGCTTTCGACACATTAAATCCTTATCCTCAAGCAGGTCAGTTTAAATGGGAAAGCCAAACTGTTTATTTTGGTTTAACTTACAACTTTGGAGGCGGAAAAATCAAAAATTTACAGCGTAAACAAAGAGATGATAACACTAATAAAGGCGGGGGCGGAATGTTCTAA
- a CDS encoding copper homeostasis protein CutC, with amino-acid sequence MKKNQLEIACFNYESALIAQANGADRIELCENMKLGGTTPNSILVVKVRESINIKMHVIIRPRGGDFVYSDEELTEMKQDIKQYKKLGVDGFVFGILKENGKVNKKQNKELVHLAHPLSCTFHRAFDVVKNPEKALEDVIDCGFKTILTSGQGVNVEEGILALERLQELAGDRIEIMPGGGLRSSNIKLLQEKLDLTFYHSSAITDNSETANPEEIKELCNFL; translated from the coding sequence ATGAAAAAAAATCAACTAGAAATAGCTTGTTTTAATTATGAATCGGCATTGATTGCTCAGGCAAACGGTGCGGATAGAATTGAGCTATGTGAAAATATGAAACTGGGAGGAACTACTCCAAATTCTATTTTGGTAGTAAAAGTTCGTGAAAGCATAAATATAAAAATGCATGTTATTATAAGACCTCGTGGAGGTGATTTTGTTTATTCGGATGAAGAGCTTACCGAAATGAAACAAGATATTAAGCAATATAAAAAATTAGGGGTTGACGGTTTTGTTTTCGGAATTTTAAAAGAAAACGGAAAAGTTAATAAAAAGCAGAATAAAGAATTGGTGCATCTTGCGCATCCTTTATCGTGTACTTTTCACCGTGCGTTTGATGTAGTTAAAAATCCTGAAAAAGCACTTGAAGATGTAATTGACTGTGGCTTCAAAACCATTTTGACTTCAGGTCAAGGTGTAAATGTAGAAGAAGGAATTTTGGCTTTAGAAAGGCTTCAAGAGTTGGCAGGAGATCGAATAGAAATTATGCCGGGAGGTGGTTTACGATCTTCAAATATAAAATTATTGCAAGAGAAATTAGATCTTACTTTTTATCATTCGTCTGCAATTACAGATAACTCAGAAACTGCAAATCCAGAAGAAATAAAGGAATTGTGTAACTTTTTATAG
- a CDS encoding 3-oxoacyl-ACP synthase III family protein, giving the protein MYHSKIAGLGYYVPSNVVTNDDLSKIMDTNDEWIQERTGIQERRHIIRGEDTTTSMGVKAAKIAIERSGVAKEDIDFVVFATLSPDYYFPGPGVLVQRDLGLRTVGALDVRNQCSGFVYALSVADQYIKTGMYKNILVIGSEVHSTGLDMTTRGRGVSVIFGDGAGAAVLSREEDLTKGILSTHLHSEGEHAEELALQAPGMGARWVTDIIADNDPNDESYYPYMNGQFVFKNAVVRFAEVINEGLEANGLQVSDIDMLIPHQANLRISQFIQNKFKLTDDQVHNNIQKYGNTTAASIPIALTEAWEQGKIKSGDTVVLAAFGSGFTWASAIIKW; this is encoded by the coding sequence ATGTATCATTCAAAAATAGCTGGTTTAGGATATTATGTTCCTTCCAATGTAGTGACTAACGATGATTTGTCTAAGATAATGGATACCAATGATGAATGGATTCAGGAAAGAACTGGAATTCAGGAAAGAAGACACATCATTCGTGGAGAAGACACTACGACTTCAATGGGAGTAAAAGCAGCTAAAATTGCAATAGAACGTTCTGGTGTTGCCAAAGAAGATATTGATTTTGTAGTTTTTGCTACATTAAGTCCAGATTATTATTTTCCAGGACCTGGAGTTTTGGTTCAAAGAGATTTAGGTTTAAGGACAGTTGGAGCATTAGATGTTAGAAATCAATGTTCTGGTTTTGTTTATGCATTATCTGTTGCAGATCAATACATTAAAACTGGAATGTATAAAAATATCTTGGTTATTGGTTCTGAGGTTCACTCTACAGGATTAGATATGACCACTCGTGGACGTGGAGTTTCTGTAATTTTCGGAGATGGAGCAGGAGCAGCAGTTTTAAGCCGTGAAGAAGATTTGACAAAAGGAATTTTATCTACGCATTTGCACTCTGAAGGAGAGCATGCAGAAGAATTGGCATTACAAGCACCAGGAATGGGAGCTCGCTGGGTAACTGATATTATTGCAGATAACGATCCAAACGACGAAAGTTATTATCCTTATATGAACGGACAATTTGTATTTAAAAATGCTGTTGTTCGTTTTGCAGAAGTAATCAATGAAGGATTAGAAGCAAATGGTCTTCAGGTTTCAGATATTGATATGCTGATTCCGCACCAGGCGAATTTGAGAATTTCTCAATTCATTCAGAATAAATTTAAGTTGACAGACGACCAAGTTCACAACAATATTCAGAAATACGGAAACACAACGGCAGCGTCTATTCCGATTGCTTTGACTGAGGCTTGGGAACAGGGAAAAATCAAATCTGGAGACACTGTAGTTTTAGCAGCTTTCGGAAGTGGATTTACTTGGGCAAGCGCTATTATTAAATGGTAA
- a CDS encoding alpha/beta hydrolase family protein gives MKLKVTLFLFLNISFFSFAQENLTYQKPSKSILDLADYQRAPSVSMDTKKENMLLMYRNTYKTLDDLNQDEVRLAGLRINPVTNISSTVTYLNNLKLRKISGKEEIQVKGLPENPKITNILWSPNDKKILFSHTTNSGVELWVLDVATAQATKLTEARVNANLGNPFSWFLDSETILVKMLPKNRQPLLDSKKDLPTGPIISNTSGEKSQNRTYPDMLKNKNDEANFENCITSELYKVKLNGDAVLYKDAAMFAGERISPDGNYIMLTTIQKPFSYVVPLNRFPFKTVVYDLSGREIKTVNEVPLNEIMPKGFMAVRKGKREMAWRNDKPATLSYVVALDEGDPANKVNFRDEVFLWDAPFDKEASSLAKTPQRFSDITWGNDNLAVLSEEWYDTRNTKTFLINPSNPSQQPKLITDRNSQDVYSDPGVFETRKNAYNKYVLAVEKNNLYRIGEGYTKDGQFPFVDEFNLETLKSKRIYTSPYKDKKEDILEIEDFKSGKVLVQIQSKSEYPNYFFRNIKKQNSLTQVTDFKNPFESIKNVSKEVIKYKRKDGLELSGTLYLPAGYDKTKKEKLPLLIWAYPAEYKDRNSASQSTQNSNEFTFPYYGSFVYWVTKGYVVLDDAAFPIIGEGTTEPNDNFISQLVDNAEAAIDAVDALGYINRKKVAVGGHSYGAFMTANLLTHSDLFACGIARSGAYNRTLTPFGFQSEQRNYWEAPEVYNAMSPFMNAEKMKTPILLVHGEADNNPGTFTLQTERYFQALKGLGAPARMVILPKESHSYVAKENILHLLWEQDQFLEKYLKN, from the coding sequence ATGAAATTAAAGGTTACGCTGTTTTTATTTTTAAATATAAGCTTTTTCTCTTTTGCTCAAGAGAATCTAACTTATCAAAAACCTTCTAAATCCATTTTAGATTTGGCAGATTATCAAAGAGCGCCTTCTGTGTCTATGGATACAAAAAAAGAAAACATGCTCTTGATGTATCGCAATACTTATAAAACGCTCGATGATCTCAATCAAGACGAAGTTCGTTTAGCAGGTTTAAGAATTAATCCTGTTACTAATATTTCAAGCACTGTAACCTACCTAAACAATCTAAAACTAAGAAAAATAAGCGGAAAGGAAGAAATTCAGGTTAAAGGACTACCTGAAAATCCAAAAATAACAAACATTCTTTGGTCGCCAAACGACAAAAAAATCTTATTCTCTCATACTACAAATTCTGGCGTTGAACTTTGGGTTTTGGATGTCGCAACAGCACAAGCAACAAAACTTACAGAGGCTAGAGTAAATGCAAATCTAGGAAATCCGTTTAGCTGGTTTTTGGACAGTGAAACTATATTAGTGAAAATGCTTCCTAAAAACAGACAGCCGCTTTTAGACTCTAAAAAGGATCTGCCTACTGGGCCGATTATTTCGAATACCTCAGGAGAGAAATCGCAAAACAGAACGTATCCTGATATGTTGAAAAACAAAAATGACGAAGCTAATTTTGAAAACTGCATAACTTCTGAATTATACAAAGTAAAACTAAATGGTGACGCAGTTTTGTACAAAGATGCTGCTATGTTTGCAGGAGAAAGAATCTCGCCAGATGGCAATTACATTATGCTTACTACCATTCAAAAACCATTTTCTTATGTAGTTCCATTGAATAGATTTCCATTCAAAACTGTTGTTTATGATTTAAGCGGAAGAGAAATTAAAACGGTAAATGAAGTTCCTTTAAATGAAATTATGCCAAAAGGTTTTATGGCTGTTCGAAAAGGAAAAAGAGAAATGGCTTGGAGAAACGACAAACCTGCAACATTATCTTATGTTGTAGCTTTAGATGAAGGAGATCCTGCTAACAAAGTTAATTTTAGAGATGAAGTTTTTCTTTGGGATGCGCCTTTCGACAAAGAAGCATCTTCATTAGCAAAAACACCACAGCGTTTCAGTGATATTACTTGGGGGAATGACAATTTAGCGGTTCTTTCAGAAGAATGGTACGATACGAGAAACACCAAAACGTTTTTAATAAATCCATCAAATCCAAGTCAGCAGCCAAAATTGATTACAGATAGAAATTCTCAGGATGTTTATTCAGATCCTGGAGTTTTCGAAACAAGAAAAAATGCCTATAATAAATATGTTTTAGCTGTCGAAAAAAACAACTTGTATAGAATTGGCGAAGGTTACACCAAAGATGGACAATTTCCTTTTGTTGACGAATTCAATCTGGAAACTTTAAAATCAAAACGTATTTATACTTCTCCATATAAAGATAAAAAAGAGGATATTTTAGAAATTGAAGATTTTAAGTCTGGAAAAGTCTTAGTTCAAATTCAGTCAAAAAGTGAATATCCGAATTATTTTTTCAGAAATATAAAAAAACAAAACAGCCTAACACAAGTTACTGATTTCAAAAATCCATTTGAAAGCATTAAAAACGTTAGTAAAGAAGTTATTAAATACAAACGTAAAGACGGATTGGAACTTTCGGGAACTTTATATCTCCCTGCCGGTTATGATAAAACTAAAAAAGAAAAACTGCCGCTATTAATTTGGGCATATCCTGCAGAATATAAAGATCGAAACAGCGCTTCGCAATCGACTCAAAATTCGAACGAATTTACATTCCCGTATTATGGATCGTTTGTATATTGGGTTACAAAAGGATATGTTGTTTTAGACGATGCTGCCTTTCCAATTATTGGTGAAGGAACTACAGAACCAAACGACAACTTCATTTCGCAATTAGTAGACAATGCGGAGGCGGCGATTGACGCGGTTGATGCTTTAGGCTATATTAACCGTAAAAAAGTTGCTGTTGGAGGCCACTCTTACGGAGCATTTATGACAGCAAATTTATTGACACATTCTGATCTTTTTGCTTGCGGAATTGCAAGAAGCGGTGCTTACAACAGAACTCTAACACCATTCGGATTCCAGTCTGAACAAAGAAATTACTGGGAAGCTCCAGAAGTTTACAATGCAATGTCTCCATTTATGAATGCAGAAAAAATGAAAACTCCAATTTTATTGGTTCACGGAGAAGCAGACAACAATCCTGGAACTTTTACTTTGCAGACAGAACGTTACTTTCAAGCATTAAAAGGTTTAGGAGCGCCTGCAAGAATGGTTATTCTACCAAAAGAATCTCACAGTTATGTAGCTAAAGAAAATATTCTTCATTTGCTTTGGGAACAAGATCAATTTTTAGAAAAATATCTGAAAAACTAA
- a CDS encoding ABC transporter ATP-binding protein produces the protein MLDIQNISFSYTENPVIKNISFSIEKGQNIAIIGESGCGKSTLLKLIYGLYDLNEGKIFYGDKPVLGPKFNLIPGMPYMKYLAQDFDLSPYETVAENVGKFLSNGFANMKKLRVQELLEMVEMDQFSNVKTKFLSGGQQQRVALVRVLALEPEVILLDEPFSQIDAFRKNALRRNLFRYLKQKGITCIIATHDSTDALSFADQAIVMRNGEVLVKDDPAKIYEDPQIKYVASLFGEVNEIPTHLLLSYEDENHKTLVYPHQFKMVSESKLMVKIRRTYFRGSHYLIETVYKRQLIFFESEIDLPLEQEVFLALNYL, from the coding sequence ATGCTCGACATACAAAATATATCTTTTTCGTACACCGAAAACCCTGTTATCAAAAACATCTCTTTTTCTATTGAAAAAGGTCAGAACATAGCCATTATTGGTGAGAGTGGCTGCGGAAAAAGTACGCTACTCAAACTTATATATGGACTTTACGATCTAAACGAGGGAAAGATTTTTTATGGAGATAAACCAGTTTTGGGACCAAAGTTTAATTTGATTCCAGGAATGCCTTATATGAAATATCTGGCGCAGGATTTTGATTTGTCTCCTTACGAAACAGTTGCAGAAAATGTTGGTAAATTTCTATCCAATGGTTTTGCAAACATGAAAAAACTTCGTGTTCAGGAATTATTAGAGATGGTAGAAATGGATCAGTTTTCTAATGTAAAGACAAAATTCTTAAGTGGAGGACAGCAGCAGAGAGTCGCTTTGGTAAGAGTTTTGGCTTTAGAACCAGAAGTAATTTTACTAGATGAGCCATTTAGCCAGATTGATGCTTTTAGAAAAAATGCATTGCGCCGTAATTTATTTCGTTACCTAAAGCAAAAAGGAATCACTTGTATTATTGCAACTCACGATAGTACCGATGCTTTGTCTTTTGCAGATCAGGCAATCGTGATGCGAAATGGAGAAGTCTTGGTAAAAGATGATCCAGCAAAAATATATGAAGATCCGCAAATTAAATATGTCGCTTCTTTGTTTGGTGAAGTAAATGAAATTCCGACTCATTTATTACTTTCTTATGAAGATGAAAATCATAAAACGTTAGTTTATCCGCATCAGTTTAAAATGGTTTCGGAATCAAAATTAATGGTAAAAATTAGAAGAACTTATTTTAGAGGAAGCCACTATTTAATTGAAACTGTTTATAAAAGACAGCTGATTTTCTTTGAAAGCGAAATAGATTTACCGCTCGAACAGGAAGTTTTTCTGGCATTAAATTATTTATAA
- a CDS encoding thioredoxin family protein, with amino-acid sequence MKKLLPLIILLFTSYRIEAAWFTSMEDAQKEALSTHKLILVDFTAKWCGPCKQMDLNAWNDVQIQTILEDFVTLKIDVDVNGDIAFKYQIRLLPSIFIIDPNGKIIHQFTGYQTASDLKRELIQYSLSTEYLATELIGFYQNQKYNTAIRIAQKYYNYSLLVNKNIKGRIVRVASEYLKDAKDELKKSDENYLQKKQKLELFVLYELAYRFDFEKLNKKISAIKAEEINELNDYQYWFLKYLAIKSNSEEAVVVEKFLRENDLENVLENCNQLYAFYEKSK; translated from the coding sequence ATGAAAAAATTGCTCCCTTTAATAATATTGCTTTTTACATCATATAGAATTGAGGCAGCGTGGTTTACTTCTATGGAAGATGCCCAAAAGGAGGCTTTAAGCACACACAAACTGATACTTGTAGATTTTACTGCAAAATGGTGTGGTCCTTGCAAGCAAATGGATTTAAATGCTTGGAATGATGTCCAGATTCAAACAATTCTTGAAGATTTTGTAACCTTAAAAATAGATGTCGATGTGAATGGGGACATTGCTTTTAAATACCAGATTAGACTTCTTCCCAGTATATTTATTATTGATCCTAACGGAAAAATTATTCATCAATTTACAGGTTATCAAACTGCCTCTGATTTAAAAAGAGAATTAATACAATATAGTTTATCTACAGAATATTTAGCCACAGAATTAATTGGTTTCTACCAAAATCAAAAATACAATACAGCTATTCGGATAGCACAGAAATATTACAATTATTCTCTATTAGTAAATAAAAATATTAAAGGAAGAATAGTTCGTGTTGCTAGTGAATATTTAAAAGATGCTAAAGATGAATTAAAGAAAAGTGACGAAAACTATTTGCAAAAGAAACAAAAACTTGAACTTTTCGTCCTTTACGAATTAGCATATCGCTTTGATTTTGAAAAGCTAAACAAAAAAATCTCAGCAATTAAAGCAGAAGAAATTAACGAATTGAATGATTATCAATATTGGTTTTTAAAGTATTTAGCTATTAAGAGCAATTCCGAAGAGGCAGTTGTAGTAGAAAAATTTCTAAGAGAAAATGATTTAGAAAATGTCCTTGAAAACTGCAATCAACTTTATGCTTTTTATGAAAAATCAAAATAA
- a CDS encoding OmpA family protein — protein sequence MRKIKVLGLSSLLVLASFFTSCDSVKNANNTQKGAGIGAVAGGVIGGILGNNIGRGGNAALGAVIGAAVGGGTGALIGNKMDKQAREIDQALPGADVERVGEGIHLTLNENAVRFDTNKSSLTTQAKANLDKLIPVFTEYGDTNIEIFGYTDNTGKPEYNLTLSGQRAASVQAYLVAKGLKASRFKTSGLGIADPIATNDTPEGRAQNRRVEFSITANDKMVNDAKAEAGK from the coding sequence ATGAGAAAGATAAAGGTTTTAGGTTTAAGCAGTTTATTGGTATTAGCTAGCTTTTTTACAAGTTGCGATTCAGTAAAAAATGCAAATAACACGCAAAAAGGAGCAGGGATTGGTGCTGTCGCAGGTGGTGTTATTGGTGGTATTTTAGGAAATAATATTGGTCGAGGCGGTAACGCTGCATTAGGAGCTGTAATTGGAGCTGCTGTTGGAGGTGGAACTGGAGCTTTGATTGGTAATAAAATGGATAAACAAGCTCGTGAAATCGATCAGGCGCTTCCTGGTGCTGATGTTGAAAGAGTTGGTGAAGGTATTCACTTGACTTTGAACGAAAATGCAGTTCGTTTTGATACTAATAAATCATCTTTGACTACTCAGGCAAAAGCTAATTTAGATAAATTGATTCCTGTATTCACTGAGTATGGAGATACTAATATTGAAATTTTTGGTTATACTGACAATACAGGAAAACCAGAATATAATTTGACACTTTCAGGACAAAGAGCTGCGTCTGTTCAAGCTTATTTAGTTGCTAAAGGATTAAAAGCAAGCCGTTTCAAAACTTCAGGTTTAGGAATTGCAGATCCAATTGCAACAAATGATACTCCAGAAGGAAGAGCGCAAAACCGTCGTGTTGAATTCTCTATTACAGCAAACGACAAAATGGTAAATGACGCTAAAGCGGAAGCTGGAAAATAA
- a CDS encoding lipocalin family protein: MKKSILMCMIAALFFACKSSSSTAASSSEATTLSTKLDKKTQVALKGNWVLTNVSYPGSDYIKVNSFDLADSKCFIGSTWSFISNNNKGNMALTSPSCTGFSSPIVWSINSQGLFVLKILNAGEKAKKVRDGYLLKVAGVTESSFQLVDNINVGGQVKDVTYQFQRAN; encoded by the coding sequence ATGAAGAAGAGTATTTTAATGTGTATGATTGCCGCTCTGTTTTTTGCGTGTAAATCATCTTCGTCCACTGCAGCTTCATCTTCTGAGGCTACTACGCTTTCAACTAAACTTGACAAGAAAACTCAGGTAGCTCTAAAAGGGAATTGGGTTCTAACTAACGTATCTTATCCAGGTTCAGATTATATCAAAGTAAATTCTTTTGATCTTGCCGATTCTAAATGTTTCATTGGAAGTACTTGGAGTTTTATTTCTAATAATAATAAAGGAAATATGGCTTTAACATCACCAAGTTGTACTGGATTTTCTTCTCCAATTGTATGGAGTATAAACAGCCAAGGTTTGTTTGTGCTTAAAATTCTTAACGCAGGTGAAAAAGCGAAAAAAGTAAGAGATGGATATTTACTAAAAGTTGCTGGGGTGACTGAAAGTTCATTTCAGTTAGTAGATAATATAAATGTTGGAGGTCAAGTAAAAGATGTGACTTACCAATTTCAAAGAGCTAATTAA